From Streptomyces sp. TLI_105, the proteins below share one genomic window:
- a CDS encoding branched-chain amino acid ABC transporter permease produces the protein MSTVTDTTLDQTASKAPATPAALLWTILAGSVATVVSTFLAWTWTAAFPGNLTIYGNPAPLQVLTLVGAVLTGLYALSALGIKGLGWLTPTGSRRPLTILTLGTFVTTWFTALAIIVELGHLVDLEPGAVFALVASAVPGIAAYKLPNDTRKAAPAKQLPSWAEILIIVAVFALGLYVVTFGIDTDDSEPQLFIAYLILVGFSATALVKSGLTARLSQITARNRQVTVTAAIVMAIAFPFLQQSGDTYTLIAVNILIFATVALGLNIVVGLAGLLDLGYVAFLGVGAYTAALVSGATSSAFGVQFPFWAAALTGMAASLVFGVVIGAPTLRLRGDYLAIVTLGFGEIFRIAMGNLDGTSGPQITNGPNGIPNIPQLEFFGYNFGESHTVLGIELGAYANYYLLMILIMALVVVVFSRAGNSRIGRAWVAIREDETAATAMGINGFRVKLVAFALGAALAGLAGTVQAHVNTTVVPENYVFAGPVPPNSAFLLAAVILGGMGTITGPIVGSALLFLIPAKLSFLQDYQLLGFGIALILLMRFRPEGLIANKRAQLEFHENDDDQQVVPEQRQSEDAGVGTAKAGA, from the coding sequence GTGAGCACCGTGACCGACACCACTCTCGACCAGACCGCCTCCAAGGCCCCGGCCACGCCCGCAGCCCTGCTCTGGACGATCCTCGCGGGCAGCGTCGCCACCGTCGTGAGCACCTTCCTCGCCTGGACGTGGACCGCCGCGTTCCCCGGCAACCTCACGATCTACGGGAACCCCGCCCCGCTCCAGGTGCTCACGCTCGTCGGAGCCGTGCTCACCGGCCTGTACGCGCTCTCCGCGCTCGGCATCAAGGGCCTCGGCTGGCTGACCCCGACCGGCTCCCGCCGACCGCTGACGATCCTGACCCTGGGCACCTTCGTCACCACCTGGTTCACCGCCCTCGCGATCATCGTGGAGCTGGGCCACCTGGTGGACCTGGAGCCCGGTGCCGTCTTCGCCCTCGTCGCCTCCGCCGTCCCTGGCATCGCCGCGTACAAGCTGCCCAACGACACCCGCAAGGCGGCTCCCGCCAAGCAGCTGCCGTCCTGGGCCGAGATCCTGATCATCGTCGCGGTCTTCGCCCTCGGCCTGTACGTCGTCACCTTCGGCATCGACACCGACGACTCCGAGCCGCAGCTCTTCATCGCGTACCTGATCCTGGTCGGCTTCTCCGCCACCGCACTGGTCAAGTCCGGGCTCACCGCCCGCCTCTCCCAGATCACCGCGCGGAACCGGCAGGTGACGGTCACGGCCGCCATCGTCATGGCGATCGCCTTCCCGTTCCTCCAGCAGAGCGGCGACACGTACACGCTGATCGCGGTCAACATCCTGATCTTCGCGACCGTCGCCCTCGGTCTGAACATCGTCGTCGGCCTCGCCGGCCTCCTCGACCTCGGTTACGTCGCCTTCCTCGGCGTCGGCGCGTACACCGCGGCCCTGGTCTCCGGCGCCACCTCCTCCGCCTTCGGCGTCCAGTTCCCCTTCTGGGCCGCGGCGCTGACCGGCATGGCGGCCTCGCTGGTCTTCGGCGTCGTCATCGGCGCGCCGACCCTGCGCCTGCGCGGCGACTACCTCGCCATCGTGACCCTCGGCTTCGGTGAGATCTTCCGCATCGCCATGGGCAACCTCGACGGCACCTCGGGCCCGCAGATCACCAACGGCCCGAACGGCATCCCGAACATCCCGCAACTGGAGTTCTTCGGGTACAACTTCGGCGAGTCGCACACCGTCCTCGGCATCGAGCTCGGCGCCTACGCCAACTACTACCTGCTCATGATCCTCATCATGGCGCTGGTCGTGGTCGTCTTCTCCCGCGCCGGCAACAGCCGCATCGGACGCGCCTGGGTCGCCATCCGCGAGGACGAGACCGCCGCCACCGCGATGGGCATCAACGGCTTCCGGGTCAAGCTGGTCGCCTTCGCCCTCGGCGCGGCCCTGGCCGGCCTCGCGGGCACGGTGCAGGCGCACGTCAACACCACGGTGGTCCCGGAGAACTACGTCTTCGCCGGTCCCGTCCCGCCGAACTCCGCGTTCCTCCTCGCGGCCGTCATCCTCGGCGGCATGGGCACCATCACCGGCCCGATCGTCGGCTCCGCCCTCCTCTTCCTGATCCCGGCCAAGCTGTCCTTCCTCCAGGACTACCAGCTGCTCGGCTTCGGCATCGCCCTGATCCTGCTCATGCGCTTCCGTCCCGAGGGCCTCATCGCCAACAAGCGGGCGCAGCTGGAATTCCACGAGAACGACGACGACCAGCAGGTCGTGCCGGAGCAGCGCCAGTCCGAGGACGCGGGCGTCGGCACGGCGAAGGCAGGGGCGTGA
- a CDS encoding branched-chain amino acid ABC transporter permease yields the protein MHELPQQLANGLALGALYGLIAIGYTMVYGIVQLINFAHGEIFMIGGFGALTTYTALPSGTSLLVAIPLMIVGGAIASVAVATAAERFAYRPLRNAPRLAPLITAIGLSIALQQLVWQFYPDAKKAVSFPEFQGEAFKITESLSIQRADAFVLILAPLCMLALGVFVSKSRSGRAMQATAQDPDTAKLMGINTDRIIVMAFAIGAAFAAVAAVAYGVDKGQINFEMGFILGLKAFTAAVLGGIGNIYGAMVGGVVLGIAESLSIAYIEDIPGMQQLGGGAWSNVWAFVLLILVLLVRPQGLLGERVADRA from the coding sequence GTGCACGAACTGCCGCAACAGCTGGCCAACGGCCTGGCCCTCGGTGCCCTCTATGGCCTCATCGCCATCGGGTACACCATGGTCTACGGCATCGTCCAGCTCATCAACTTCGCCCACGGCGAGATCTTCATGATCGGGGGCTTCGGCGCCCTCACCACCTACACCGCTCTGCCGAGCGGGACGTCCCTGCTGGTGGCGATACCGCTCATGATCGTCGGTGGCGCGATAGCCTCCGTGGCCGTCGCCACCGCCGCCGAGCGGTTCGCCTACCGTCCGCTGCGCAACGCGCCCCGACTGGCCCCGCTCATCACGGCGATCGGTCTGTCCATCGCGCTCCAGCAGCTGGTCTGGCAGTTCTACCCGGACGCCAAGAAGGCCGTCAGCTTCCCCGAGTTCCAGGGTGAGGCCTTCAAGATCACCGAGAGCCTCTCGATCCAGCGCGCCGACGCCTTCGTCCTCATCCTCGCCCCGCTGTGCATGCTCGCCCTCGGCGTCTTCGTCTCCAAGAGCCGCAGCGGCCGCGCCATGCAGGCCACCGCGCAGGACCCGGACACCGCGAAGCTGATGGGCATCAACACGGACCGCATCATCGTCATGGCCTTCGCCATCGGTGCCGCGTTCGCCGCCGTCGCCGCCGTCGCCTACGGCGTCGACAAGGGCCAGATCAACTTCGAGATGGGCTTCATCCTCGGCCTCAAGGCCTTCACCGCGGCCGTCCTCGGCGGCATCGGCAACATCTACGGCGCCATGGTCGGCGGCGTCGTCCTCGGCATCGCCGAGTCCCTCTCGATCGCCTACATCGAGGACATCCCCGGCATGCAGCAGCTCGGCGGCGGTGCCTGGTCCAACGTGTGGGCCTTCGTCCTCCTCATCCTCGTGCTCCTCGTACGGCCCCAGGGCCTGCTGGGCGAGCGCGTCGCGGACAGGGCGTGA
- a CDS encoding branched-chain amino acid ABC transporter substrate-binding protein: protein MRHRSLLILTSVLTTGALTLTACGSRDDKGGSDNNASGGDNVTVVIGVDAPLTGSLSALGQGIKNSVDLAVQTANKNKEVPGVTFKIEGLDDQAVPASGQANATKLVGNKDVLGVVGPLNSGVSQQMQGVFASANLAQVSPANTNPALSQGDNWGKGEFKRPFKTYFRTAATDVVQGKFAAQYLFKDAGKKKVFVVDDKQTYGAGLAAIFSDEFKRLGGTVVGTDHVTVKETDFSSTADKVKSSGADSVYFGGQYPEGGLLSDQIKKTGAKIPVMGGDGIYDPAFISASAEANDGDLATSIGYPVEKLATAKKFIADYNAGGYKDPYAAYGGYSYDAGWAIIQAVKAVVQANGGKVPSDARAKVTEALGKVSFDGVTGKVSFDEFGDTTNKQLTVYKVEGGKWVDVKSDTFNQ, encoded by the coding sequence GTGCGACACCGTTCTTTGCTCATCCTCACCAGCGTGCTCACCACGGGAGCGCTCACTCTCACCGCCTGCGGTTCGCGTGACGACAAGGGTGGCAGCGACAACAACGCGAGCGGTGGAGACAACGTCACCGTCGTCATCGGCGTCGACGCCCCGCTGACCGGCTCCCTCTCGGCGCTCGGCCAGGGCATCAAGAACTCCGTGGACCTGGCGGTCCAGACCGCCAACAAGAACAAGGAAGTCCCCGGCGTCACCTTCAAGATCGAGGGCCTCGACGACCAGGCGGTCCCGGCCTCCGGCCAGGCCAACGCCACCAAGCTCGTCGGCAACAAGGACGTCCTCGGCGTCGTCGGCCCGCTGAACTCCGGCGTCTCCCAGCAGATGCAGGGCGTCTTCGCCTCCGCCAACCTGGCCCAGGTCTCCCCGGCCAACACGAACCCGGCGCTCAGCCAGGGCGACAACTGGGGCAAGGGCGAGTTCAAGCGCCCCTTCAAGACCTACTTCCGCACCGCCGCCACCGACGTGGTCCAGGGCAAGTTCGCCGCCCAGTACCTCTTCAAGGACGCCGGCAAGAAGAAGGTCTTCGTCGTCGACGACAAGCAGACCTACGGCGCCGGCCTCGCGGCGATCTTCTCCGACGAGTTCAAGCGCCTCGGCGGCACCGTGGTCGGGACCGACCACGTCACCGTGAAGGAGACCGACTTCTCCTCCACCGCCGACAAGGTCAAGTCCTCCGGTGCCGACTCCGTCTACTTCGGCGGCCAGTACCCCGAGGGCGGTCTGCTCTCCGACCAGATCAAGAAGACCGGCGCCAAGATCCCCGTCATGGGCGGCGACGGCATCTACGACCCGGCCTTCATCAGCGCCTCCGCCGAGGCCAACGACGGTGACCTCGCCACCTCGATCGGCTACCCCGTCGAGAAGCTCGCCACCGCCAAGAAGTTCATCGCGGACTACAACGCGGGCGGCTACAAGGACCCGTACGCGGCCTACGGCGGCTACTCCTACGACGCCGGCTGGGCGATCATCCAGGCCGTCAAGGCCGTCGTCCAGGCCAACGGCGGCAAGGTGCCGTCCGACGCCCGCGCCAAGGTCACCGAGGCCCTGGGCAAGGTCTCCTTCGACGGTGTGACCGGCAAGGTCTCCTTCGACGAGTTCGGCGACACCACCAACAAGCAGCTCACGGTCTACAAGGTCGAGGGCGGCAAGTGGGTCGACGTCAAGAGCGACACCTTCAACCAGTAG
- a CDS encoding trypsin-like serine protease, with amino-acid sequence MTAVRTTTAMTAVTAAACAAVIATAIPSSAINSYNAAPAPERTEVGALVATWDNDDDPATPDRVDWVCSGTMIDADTFLTASHCTTDWPQNVRFYVSLDQDVQAGLDRAAAEHPGDPAAVARSVAVEGTAHSHPAYPGPASDTHDISVIELPAKAVRARWSFTPATLPKAGALAALGPQGLNSTAFLVAGYGTQEAERGPGGQTHPGGGVRMKAPVSFNALNDAWVRLAMTAPQGNGGACYGDSGGPNFATLNGKPTLVATTITGDTPCYATNVTYRLDTPGARDFLKPFVQLP; translated from the coding sequence GTGACAGCCGTACGCACCACCACCGCGATGACCGCCGTCACCGCCGCCGCCTGCGCCGCAGTGATCGCCACCGCGATCCCGTCCTCGGCGATCAACTCGTACAACGCGGCCCCCGCCCCCGAGCGCACCGAGGTCGGCGCGCTCGTGGCGACCTGGGACAACGACGACGACCCGGCGACGCCGGACCGGGTCGACTGGGTCTGCTCCGGCACCATGATCGACGCGGACACCTTCCTCACGGCCTCCCACTGCACGACGGACTGGCCGCAGAACGTGCGTTTCTACGTCTCGCTCGACCAGGACGTGCAGGCCGGCCTCGACCGGGCGGCCGCCGAGCACCCGGGCGACCCCGCCGCCGTTGCACGGAGCGTGGCCGTCGAGGGGACCGCGCACAGCCACCCCGCCTACCCCGGCCCGGCCTCCGACACCCATGACATCTCGGTGATCGAACTGCCGGCGAAGGCGGTGAGGGCCCGCTGGTCCTTCACGCCGGCGACGCTGCCGAAGGCGGGCGCCCTGGCAGCGCTCGGCCCGCAGGGACTGAACTCCACGGCGTTCCTCGTGGCCGGGTACGGCACGCAGGAGGCGGAGCGCGGACCGGGCGGCCAGACCCACCCGGGCGGCGGGGTCCGCATGAAGGCGCCGGTCTCCTTCAACGCCCTCAACGACGCGTGGGTCCGACTCGCCATGACCGCGCCCCAGGGCAACGGCGGTGCCTGCTACGGCGATTCGGGCGGCCCCAACTTCGCGACGCTGAACGGGAAGCCGACCCTGGTCGCCACCACGATCACCGGCGACACTCCCTGTTACGCCACGAACGTCACGTACCGCCTGGACACGCCCGGCGCTCGTGACTTCCTGAAGCCGTTCGTCCAACTCCCGTGA
- a CDS encoding PaaI family thioesterase codes for MGEQQHVKFPQEVIDEYAALGVDLPALFSAGHLGNRMGVQIVEASAEKVVGTMPVEGNTQPYGLLHGGASAVLAETLGSVGSMLHGGVSKIAVGVDLNCTHHRGVRSGLVTGVATPVHRGRSTATYEIVITDEQGKRVCSARLTCLLREIDAKDAGDLPSAGRA; via the coding sequence ATGGGTGAGCAGCAGCACGTGAAGTTCCCGCAGGAGGTCATCGACGAGTACGCGGCGCTGGGCGTCGACCTCCCGGCGCTCTTCTCGGCCGGGCACCTCGGGAACCGGATGGGCGTCCAGATCGTGGAGGCCTCGGCCGAGAAGGTCGTCGGCACCATGCCGGTCGAGGGCAACACCCAGCCGTACGGGCTGCTGCACGGCGGCGCGTCGGCGGTGCTCGCCGAGACGCTGGGCTCCGTCGGCTCGATGCTGCACGGCGGGGTCTCGAAGATCGCCGTCGGCGTCGACCTCAACTGCACCCACCACCGGGGGGTGCGCAGTGGTCTGGTGACCGGCGTGGCGACCCCGGTCCACCGGGGCCGGTCGACCGCCACGTACGAGATCGTGATCACGGACGAGCAGGGCAAGCGGGTCTGCTCGGCGCGCCTGACCTGTCTGCTGCGCGAGATCGACGCGAAGGACGCGGGCGACCTGCCGTCGGCGGGTCGGGCGTAA
- a CDS encoding FdhF/YdeP family oxidoreductase, which translates to MVSKPPAGDPVQDAPQVTPPQHAAAGLPAIGHTLRIAQEQMGLRRTARTLLKVNQKDGFDCPGCAWPEGDKRHVAEFCENGAKAVAEEATLRRVTPEFFAAHPVADLATRSGYWLGQQGRITQPMLLPEGGERYEPVTWERAFSIIAEELRALASPDEALFYTSGRTSNEAAFLLQLFAREFGTNNLPDCSNMCHESSGSALTETIGIGKGSVSLEDLHRADLIIVAGQNPGTNHPRMLSALEKAKASGARIISVNPLPEAGLERFKNPQTPQGMLKGAALTDLFLQIRIGGDQALFRLLNKLVLETAGAVDEEFVRDHTHGYEEFAAAAKAADWDETLAATGLKRSEIERALEMVLASERTIVCWAMGLTQHKHSVPTIREVVNFLLLRGNIGRPGAGVCPVRGHSNVQGDRTMGIFERPAPAFLDALDKEFGIVSPRRHGFDVVRSIQALRDGEAKVFFAMGGNFVGATPDTEVTEAAMRNARLTVHVSTKLNRSHAVTGTRALILPTLGRTDKDTQKSGRQFVTVEDSMSLVHASRGNLPPASPHLLSEPAIVARMARAVLGDGSAAPWEEFEADYARIRDRIARVVPGFEDFNARLAANPGGFALPHGPRDERRFPTKTGKANFTAAPVEYPRVPEGRLLLQTLRSHDQYNTTIYGLDDRYRGIRNGRRVVLVHPEDAAAFGLADGAYTDLVSEWTDGTERRAPGFRVVHYPTSRGCAAAYYPETNVLVPLESTADVSNTPASKSVIVRLEQSQSA; encoded by the coding sequence ATGGTCAGCAAGCCGCCGGCCGGTGACCCGGTCCAGGACGCACCGCAGGTCACGCCGCCGCAGCACGCCGCCGCCGGCCTGCCCGCCATCGGGCACACGCTGCGGATCGCGCAGGAGCAGATGGGTCTGCGGCGGACCGCGCGGACCCTGCTCAAGGTCAATCAGAAGGACGGCTTCGACTGTCCCGGCTGCGCCTGGCCGGAGGGTGACAAGCGGCATGTGGCGGAGTTCTGCGAGAACGGCGCGAAGGCGGTCGCCGAGGAGGCGACGCTGCGCCGGGTGACGCCGGAGTTCTTCGCCGCGCACCCGGTGGCGGACCTGGCGACCCGCAGCGGGTACTGGCTGGGGCAGCAGGGCCGCATCACGCAGCCGATGCTGCTCCCGGAGGGCGGCGAGCGGTACGAGCCGGTGACCTGGGAGCGGGCCTTCTCGATCATCGCGGAGGAGCTGCGGGCCCTGGCCTCGCCGGACGAGGCGCTCTTCTACACCTCGGGGCGGACGAGCAACGAGGCGGCGTTCCTGCTCCAGCTGTTCGCGCGCGAGTTCGGCACGAACAACCTGCCGGACTGCTCCAACATGTGCCACGAGTCCTCGGGCTCGGCGCTGACGGAGACGATCGGCATCGGCAAGGGCAGCGTCTCCCTGGAGGACCTGCACCGGGCGGACCTGATCATCGTGGCCGGGCAGAACCCGGGGACGAACCATCCGCGGATGCTCTCGGCCCTGGAGAAGGCGAAGGCCTCGGGCGCGCGGATCATCTCGGTGAACCCGCTGCCGGAGGCGGGCCTGGAGCGCTTCAAGAACCCGCAGACCCCGCAGGGCATGCTCAAGGGCGCGGCGCTCACGGACCTGTTCCTGCAGATCCGGATCGGCGGCGACCAGGCCCTCTTCCGGCTGCTCAACAAGCTGGTCCTGGAGACGGCCGGTGCGGTCGACGAGGAGTTCGTACGGGACCACACCCACGGGTACGAGGAGTTCGCGGCGGCGGCGAAGGCGGCCGACTGGGACGAGACGCTCGCCGCGACCGGGCTGAAGCGCTCCGAGATCGAGCGGGCGCTGGAGATGGTGCTCGCCTCGGAGCGCACGATCGTCTGCTGGGCGATGGGCCTCACCCAGCACAAGCACTCCGTGCCGACCATCCGCGAGGTGGTCAACTTCCTGCTGCTGCGCGGGAACATCGGCCGGCCGGGCGCGGGCGTGTGCCCGGTGCGCGGCCATTCGAACGTGCAGGGCGACCGCACGATGGGCATCTTCGAGCGCCCCGCGCCGGCCTTCCTCGACGCCCTGGACAAGGAGTTCGGGATCGTCTCGCCGCGCCGTCACGGCTTCGACGTGGTGCGTTCGATCCAGGCGCTGCGCGACGGCGAGGCGAAGGTGTTCTTCGCGATGGGCGGCAACTTCGTGGGGGCGACGCCCGACACGGAGGTGACGGAGGCGGCCATGCGGAACGCGCGCCTGACCGTGCACGTCTCGACGAAGCTGAACCGCTCGCACGCGGTGACGGGCACGCGCGCGCTGATCCTGCCGACGCTCGGCCGCACCGACAAGGACACGCAGAAGAGCGGCCGGCAGTTCGTAACGGTCGAGGACTCGATGAGCCTGGTGCACGCCTCCCGGGGCAACCTGCCGCCGGCGAGCCCGCACCTGCTGTCCGAGCCGGCGATCGTGGCGCGGATGGCCCGGGCCGTCCTCGGCGACGGATCGGCCGCGCCCTGGGAGGAGTTCGAGGCGGACTACGCCAGGATCCGGGACCGCATCGCGCGCGTGGTGCCCGGTTTCGAGGACTTCAACGCCCGGCTCGCGGCGAACCCGGGAGGCTTCGCGCTGCCGCACGGCCCGCGCGACGAGCGCCGCTTCCCCACGAAGACCGGCAAGGCGAACTTCACGGCCGCCCCCGTCGAGTACCCGAGGGTGCCGGAGGGCCGGCTGCTGCTGCAGACGCTGCGCTCGCACGACCAGTACAACACCACGATCTACGGTCTGGACGACCGGTACCGGGGGATCAGGAACGGCCGCCGGGTGGTCCTCGTGCATCCCGAGGACGCGGCGGCGTTCGGTCTCGCGGACGGGGCGTACACGGATCTGGTGAGCGAGTGGACGGACGGCACGGAGCGGCGGGCGCCCGGCTTCCGGGTGGTGCACTACCCGACGTCCCGGGGGTGCGCGGCCGCCTACTACCCGGAGACGAACGTGTTGGTTCCGCTGGAGTCGACGGCGGACGTCAGCAACACCCCCGCCAGCAAGTCCGTGATCGTGCGTCTGGAACAATCACAGTCCGCCTAA
- the polA gene encoding DNA polymerase I: MAETASKTPADTRPRLLLMDGHSLAYRAFYALPAENFTTATGQPTNAIYGFASMLANTLRDEAPTHFAVAFDVSRKTWRSEEFPEYKANRSKTPDEFKGQVELIGELLDAMNAPRFAVDGFEADDVIATLATQAEAAGFEVLIVTGDRDSFQLVSDHTTVLYPTKGVSELTRFTPEKVQEKYGLTPSQYPDFAALRGDPSDNLPGIPGVGEKTAAKWINQFGSFDELVARAEEVKGKAGQNFRDHLEAVKLNHRLTAMVTDVELPKGVTDLAREPYDRAAVALVLDTLEIRNPSLRERLLAVDPGAAEEAAPAPAAGLELDFTVLGAGELAPWLAEHATEPLGIATVDSWALGTGNVSEVALAAAGGAAAWFDPSALDEADEQAWAAWISAPDRPKVMHNAKGAMRVFPEHGWSIAGVTMDTALAAYLVKPGRRSFALDALTVEYLGRELAPAAAADGQLAFGADDTAEAEALMSQARAVLDLGAAFDERLAEVGARELLHEVELPTSALLARLERHGIAADRDHLEAMEQQFAGAVQQAVKEAHASVGHEFNLGSPKQLQEVFFGELNLPKTKKTKTGYTTDADALAWLAGQTEHELPVIMLRHREQARLRSTVEGLIKTVAADGRIHTTFSQTVAATGRLSSTDPNLQNVPVRTDEGRAIRHGFVVGKGFEALMTADYSQIELRVMAHLSEDEGLIEAFTSGEDLHTTVASQVFGVERSAVDAEMRRKIKAMSYGLAYGLSAFGLSQQLTIDPAEARILMETYFERFGGVRDYLRRVVDEARATGYTETMLGRRRYLPDLNSDNRQRREAAERMALNAPIQGTAADIVKVAMLNVDRALTEAGLASRMLLQVHDEIVLELAPGEREQVETLVREQMSAAADLRAPLDVSVGVGQNWDAAAH, translated from the coding sequence GTGGCCGAGACAGCATCGAAGACCCCCGCAGACACCCGCCCCCGCCTGCTCCTCATGGACGGGCACTCGCTCGCGTACCGGGCGTTCTACGCGCTGCCCGCGGAGAACTTCACCACCGCGACCGGACAGCCGACGAACGCGATCTACGGGTTCGCCTCGATGCTGGCGAACACGCTCCGCGACGAGGCGCCCACGCACTTCGCGGTCGCGTTCGACGTGTCCCGCAAGACCTGGCGGTCCGAGGAGTTCCCGGAGTACAAGGCGAACCGCTCCAAGACCCCCGACGAGTTCAAGGGCCAGGTCGAGCTGATCGGCGAGCTCCTCGACGCGATGAACGCGCCGCGGTTCGCCGTCGACGGCTTCGAGGCCGACGACGTCATCGCGACCCTCGCCACCCAGGCCGAGGCAGCCGGGTTCGAGGTCCTGATCGTCACCGGCGACCGGGACTCCTTCCAGCTGGTCTCCGACCACACCACCGTGCTCTACCCGACCAAGGGCGTCTCCGAGCTCACCCGCTTCACCCCGGAGAAGGTCCAGGAGAAGTACGGCCTCACGCCCTCGCAGTACCCCGACTTCGCGGCCCTGCGCGGCGACCCGTCCGACAACCTCCCGGGCATCCCCGGCGTCGGCGAGAAGACCGCGGCCAAGTGGATCAACCAGTTCGGCTCCTTCGACGAGCTCGTCGCGCGCGCCGAGGAGGTCAAGGGCAAGGCCGGCCAGAACTTCCGCGACCACCTGGAGGCGGTCAAGCTCAACCACCGCCTGACCGCGATGGTCACGGACGTCGAGCTGCCGAAGGGCGTCACGGACCTCGCCCGCGAGCCGTACGACCGCGCGGCCGTCGCCCTCGTCCTCGACACCCTGGAGATCCGCAACCCCTCGCTGCGCGAGCGGCTCCTCGCCGTCGACCCGGGCGCCGCCGAGGAGGCCGCCCCCGCCCCCGCCGCGGGCCTGGAGCTCGACTTCACCGTCCTCGGCGCGGGCGAGCTCGCCCCCTGGCTCGCCGAGCACGCCACCGAGCCCCTCGGCATCGCCACCGTCGACAGCTGGGCCCTCGGCACCGGGAACGTCAGCGAGGTCGCCCTCGCCGCCGCCGGGGGAGCCGCCGCCTGGTTCGACCCCAGCGCGCTCGACGAGGCCGACGAGCAGGCCTGGGCCGCATGGATCTCCGCCCCCGACCGGCCGAAGGTCATGCACAACGCCAAGGGCGCCATGCGGGTCTTCCCCGAGCACGGCTGGAGCATCGCCGGCGTCACCATGGACACCGCCCTCGCCGCCTATCTGGTCAAGCCCGGCCGGCGCTCCTTCGCCCTCGACGCCCTCACCGTCGAGTACCTCGGCCGCGAGCTCGCCCCGGCGGCCGCCGCCGACGGCCAGCTCGCCTTCGGCGCAGACGACACCGCCGAGGCCGAAGCCCTCATGAGCCAGGCACGGGCCGTCCTCGACCTCGGCGCGGCCTTCGACGAGCGGCTCGCCGAGGTCGGCGCCCGCGAGCTCCTCCACGAGGTCGAGCTCCCCACCTCCGCCCTCCTCGCCCGCCTGGAGCGGCACGGCATCGCCGCCGACCGCGACCACCTGGAGGCCATGGAGCAGCAGTTCGCCGGGGCGGTCCAGCAGGCCGTCAAGGAGGCCCACGCCTCCGTCGGCCACGAGTTCAACCTCGGCTCGCCCAAGCAGCTCCAGGAGGTCTTCTTCGGCGAGCTGAACCTCCCGAAGACCAAGAAGACCAAGACCGGCTACACGACGGACGCCGACGCCCTCGCCTGGCTGGCCGGCCAGACCGAGCACGAGCTGCCGGTGATCATGCTCCGCCACCGCGAGCAGGCCCGCCTGCGCTCCACGGTCGAGGGCCTGATCAAGACCGTCGCGGCGGACGGCCGCATCCACACCACCTTCAGCCAGACGGTCGCGGCGACCGGCCGCCTGTCCTCCACCGACCCCAACCTGCAGAACGTGCCGGTCCGCACGGACGAGGGCCGGGCCATCCGGCACGGCTTCGTCGTCGGCAAGGGCTTCGAGGCCCTCATGACCGCCGACTACAGCCAGATCGAGCTGCGCGTCATGGCCCACCTCTCCGAGGACGAGGGCCTCATCGAGGCCTTCACCTCCGGCGAGGACCTGCACACCACCGTCGCCTCCCAGGTCTTCGGCGTCGAGCGGTCCGCCGTCGACGCCGAGATGCGCCGCAAGATCAAGGCCATGTCGTACGGCCTGGCCTACGGCCTCTCCGCCTTCGGCCTCTCGCAGCAGCTGACCATCGACCCGGCCGAGGCCCGGATCCTGATGGAGACCTACTTCGAGCGCTTCGGCGGGGTACGGGACTACCTGCGCCGCGTCGTCGACGAGGCCCGCGCCACCGGCTACACCGAGACGATGCTGGGCCGCCGCCGCTACCTCCCGGACCTCAACAGCGACAACCGGCAGCGCCGCGAGGCCGCCGAGCGGATGGCGCTCAACGCCCCCATCCAGGGCACGGCCGCCGACATCGTCAAGGTCGCCATGCTGAACGTCGACCGGGCGCTCACCGAGGCGGGCCTCGCCTCCCGGATGCTCCTCCAGGTCCACGACGAAATCGTGCTCGAACTCGCCCCCGGCGAGCGCGAGCAGGTCGAGACCCTGGTCCGCGAGCAGATGTCGGCCGCCGCCGACCTCCGCGCCCCCCTGGACGTCTCGGTGGGCGTCGGCCAGAACTGGGACGCGGCAGCGCACTGA